gacgtAAATCACCTCCTTAAATCTCAAGTAGATTTGATCGAATTAGTGAGTAGAagttaattacaaattatcagttacaaattaaaaatattttttatacatttttggCCGATTAACTAATTGAGCCGTATAttgagattaaattttaaaaaatcaccaattttttttataagaaaacaactgaaatttaatagtaccattttagtatttttgcGTTATTAAacttttgttgttgttttattattatttgttttcacGTAGTATGATTTGATAAcctcaaaaaatcaaaatcaaataatttgaaagagTTTACAGACATTAAACTTGGAAAACCATATGCAATATATATCAATCACCCTCGGATGCTATCGAGGTCTATCGTCTCATCATCGTCATCGTCACCATCGCTTATATCGAGATCAGCGAGCAGCTCGTCCAAGGGAATCGAAGGAGGATCCTCGACGCCGACCACGGACGCCACTTCCGACGGCTGGTAGTCCTTGTTCCGATACAGAGACAAATTGAACCTCAGGTCAGGGTTCTCCTCCAATTCCCTCAAGAACTGTTCATACTCCGAGGCCATCTTCTCGTCGCTACCTCCCCCGCCTTTTGTAGGTGTGTCGACGTCCATGTTGAGGGACCTGAGCTTCCAGGCTCGGGGCTTCCCGCGTTTCTTCTGACGCTTCTCCTCATAGCTCTTCTTGATCAGAATCACTTCCGGGAGAACAAGGCCTTTGTACTTGTCCAGTTCGATGTCATTGCTGTTGGTGCTGCATAGATCGTAACCAAGGGCGTAGTCGCCCGCGTTCAGGATGTGCCCCAGATGCGTCCTCACGTTGAAGATGGTGTCGTTCTTCCCAAAATCCGATACACGGGCTATTTGGGCGTCGGCAAGGAGGCATCTGGATCCACCAACATTGACTTCCGAGGATGTGGCCTCAACATCTAGCACTATGTACTCCACGAGCTGTCTGCTCGACATCAAGGCCTTGAAATTCGACCTCCAATACTGATCCGCATCGAGGAAGCTTTGCCTGAGGGTGAATGGATCCAACAACGATATACTGCTGCTTACTTTGTTGCATATCACGAGTGGCCCGGGATTCCCCAGGCCAGCAGCAACTTTCGGAGGCAGGCAGATCAAATCCTCACGACAAATGGGACTGATCTCGACTGAGAAAGTGTAGTTGTAGTTGTAACTGTTACTCTTCGGATCATGAGATATAAGCTGCTTGTCGCTACGTGTCCTTATCGGCACGTATTTCCCCAAGAACTCAACAAACTTCAAAGCATGACTCCGgttattgaagaagaaatcgATACCCTGGTCCATCTGCCTCACCCTGATGGCGGATTTCGCAGCATCTTGCTTGAGAATAAGCTGCTCGAGATAGAAGAAAGTGCGCCTGTGAGAAACATGCTGCCTCAGCTGCACCACAGCCACCCACTGGTTAGGATTAGCCTGGGCCCTCGAGCAAGTCTCGCACATCTGATCCTGCACGACATATTCGACAGTGTAAGACTGCTCAAGCACTGCACCATTGAGAACCTCCTTCCGAACCCTCAGCTTGACTTTAATCCGTTTGGAGTGAGGCTCAGTCCAAACAAATTCCGCATTAACCAACCGCACTTTGTTCAAGTTCTTCAGCCTTCTGATGCAGAACGAGAGAAGCTTCTTCGACTCCAGCTCTGCTCTAGTCCACGTCTTTGGGGGCTGCAGATATTTATTACATTCCGGACAATGGATAATCGTAACTTGCTTCTGAAGCCCTTCTGTTATGTCGATTTCGGACTGTAGGCATCTAGTGCACATATTCGCAGCATTTGGTTGCATCGTGATACCGCATTTGCAGCATAGGACGCTGCCAATAGTCTGGGACACCGTAAACATCCCCGAGTCTTCCGCCATATCTACTCGACCAAACGAAACAAAATTGAGTATAAGCACACTACAACTACATTGATAATGTATAATGTCACATTGTGAATACAAACATCATGCTCCACAGCATAGAATTCACACACAAAGCAATCAATTAATTCTTCATCGCCTCCACATATCATCCACCAAATCATCAATTTGTGAAATTAGGCGTTTTCCTCAGAATCGCTAACTAGTTTAATATGAATTCCAGCACATGATTTGAACAGAGAATCATCAAGTAATCAAGTTTAATTGCTTCATACAATAAAAATCAGCAGAAATTCGATTGAATCTCGTCCTAAATCAATACGTGATAAACAAATTCAGTGGAATTGCGATTTCAGTCAAATAAAAGACCTAAAAAATCCAGTCTCATCCAATAACCAAGCTGCGGAATTATCATTTCAGCTATATCTTAGGATCTAGAGAAATCAGGCACATACGGAGCCACAAGCTTCGATTGCAAGCTCCAATTCGAGAAAATTAGCAGAAAAATTGGAGCGATCGAATTAAAGGAAACGCAGGCGTAAAAGCGACAAAAACAATGATCATCTGAATTGTGAAGGATTAATTCATACCTGGAGATTAAACCCAGTCGAAAATTGAGGCGGATTGAAGTTTCGAAGAGCAAGATTTTAACAGAGAGATCTTTTATAGCAGTCAGAGTCGGTTTAGCtgaaaatgaagatgaagaaagggAATAGAAATCGTGGTGAATAACACGCATTTGATGACGTCATTGAAAGGGGATTATtatgcattttaattttttgataatatttttattattttttagtattctaatttattttataaaatatagtagtagtattactcTCAATTTTACCcactacttcctccgtccacgaataagagtctcgtttttccattttggtctgtcGACGAATatgagtcccggttcataattaccacaaatggtaaagagacctcacattccactaacttattccacttacatatcatttaaaactaataatttctttgtcccactaaaaatgaaacgttctcctttttgggttgtcccattaaaaatgaaacgtttcttaaaatataaataactttatctctatttttctctttctcttatgttactctctcttctttaactcacaaaacaacactacataaaatcctatgctgaaaagcaaacgttttcatatttattgggacggagggagtatatacaagtgggacggACCCCTATTGCACTAACTTTCTTctatccacttttcttaacatttcttaaaatccgtgccgaacagaaatgagactattattcgtggacggggggagtataaGTCTATCACACACATCTATTTTCTGGATACATAGATGTTTTGATTTAAAGGTTtgaattaatactactaatataattttttgtatctaatttttgtacttttttatttcagttaaTATAATTCCTTGAATTTAAAGTTGATCAGttttatcattcattttagtttttagaCATTTTTAGTTGTGATTGAAAATGTGATTCGTGGAT
The nucleotide sequence above comes from Salvia hispanica cultivar TCC Black 2014 chromosome 5, UniMelb_Shisp_WGS_1.0, whole genome shotgun sequence. Encoded proteins:
- the LOC125190448 gene encoding 60S ribosomal export protein NMD3-like is translated as MAEDSGMFTVSQTIGSVLCCKCGITMQPNAANMCTRCLQSEIDITEGLQKQVTIIHCPECNKYLQPPKTWTRAELESKKLLSFCIRRLKNLNKVRLVNAEFVWTEPHSKRIKVKLRVRKEVLNGAVLEQSYTVEYVVQDQMCETCSRAQANPNQWVAVVQLRQHVSHRRTFFYLEQLILKQDAAKSAIRVRQMDQGIDFFFNNRSHALKFVEFLGKYVPIRTRSDKQLISHDPKSNSYNYNYTFSVEISPICREDLICLPPKVAAGLGNPGPLVICNKVSSSISLLDPFTLRQSFLDADQYWRSNFKALMSSRQLVEYIVLDVEATSSEVNVGGSRCLLADAQIARVSDFGKNDTIFNVRTHLGHILNAGDYALGYDLCSTNSNDIELDKYKGLVLPEVILIKKSYEEKRQKKRGKPRAWKLRSLNMDVDTPTKGGGGSDEKMASEYEQFLRELEENPDLRFNLSLYRNKDYQPSEVASVVGVEDPPSIPLDELLADLDISDGDDDDDETIDLDSIRG